The following coding sequences are from one Pristis pectinata isolate sPriPec2 chromosome 18, sPriPec2.1.pri, whole genome shotgun sequence window:
- the LOC127580085 gene encoding avidin-like, with the protein MGGVMVTPSWSRFSLQTAGSRPTDADRPVPVSWLGTALGRDKQQNCASAAAGGGQREREPLILRAAMEASGPAAPLILLALILPGISAGRCNMTGIWWNDLGSSFYLSEAENLTLSGRYRTAVEAAAGEAGADRQAPVVGIRHGGREPTFTMSTAWAGGSITSWVGQCLILEDGHQILKTMWLLRSPVASLQDDWKSTRIGQDTFHQTARDVLSKNRL; encoded by the exons ATGGGTGGGGTGATGGTGACACCCAGTTGGAGTCGTTTCAGCCTCCAGACTGCAGGGTCGAGGCCGACAGACGCAGACAGACCAGTCCCCGTTTCCTGGCTGGGGACCGCACTGGGCCGAGATAAGCAGCAAAACTGCGCGTCAGCGGCCGCCGGGGGAGGACAGAGGGAGCGAGAGCCGCTGATCCTCCGAGCTGCGATGGAGGCGTCCGGACCCGCCGCCCCGCTCATCCTCCTGGCGCTGATTCTCCCCGGCATCTCG GCGGGCCGCTGTAACATGACCGGGATCTGGTGGAACGACCTGGGCTCCTCCTTCTACCTGAGCGAGGCCGAGAACCTGACGCTGAGCGGCCGCTACCGGACGGCGGTGGAGGCGGCGGCCGGAGAGGCGGGAGCCGACCGACAGGCGCCGGTGGTCGGCATCAGGCACGGCGGCAGGGAGCCGACCTTCACCATGTCCACGGCGTGGGCTGGGG GCTCCATTACATCCTGGGTCGGTCAGTGTCTCATCCTGGAGGACGGGCACCAGATTCTGAAGACCATGTGGCTGTTGAGATCTCCAGTTGCCAGCCTACAAGATGACTGGAAATCGACACG AATCGGACAAGACACTTTTCACCAAACCGCAAGGGATGTCCTGTCAAAGAATCGACTTTAA